One window of the Natrinema sp. CBA1119 genome contains the following:
- a CDS encoding DUF1028 domain-containing protein: MTFSICVSEAYETDGERHRRFGVAVTTRLPGVGTLCPFVSERAAVATQSLVNVELGERGIDYADDGLALDDALEALLNADDGASQRQVHGVDSETTFAFSGEECVEWYGHREGDHYTVAGNMLTGEDVLEAAADAYEATAVHDTVDPSTGPTAVTEDIDTDPLAKRLIDALAAGDREGGDKREELPVQSAAVVVETTEDHDLEPPYNDLRIDATETPIADLRETYELAQRGYRDTLAQYEGAFEADSLEEAAD, translated from the coding sequence ATGACGTTCAGCATCTGCGTCTCCGAAGCCTACGAAACCGACGGGGAACGCCACCGCCGGTTCGGCGTCGCGGTCACGACGCGACTCCCTGGCGTGGGAACGCTCTGTCCGTTCGTGAGCGAACGCGCTGCCGTCGCGACCCAGAGCCTGGTCAACGTCGAGCTCGGCGAACGCGGGATCGACTACGCCGACGACGGCCTCGCCCTCGACGATGCGCTCGAGGCCCTGCTCAACGCCGACGACGGCGCGTCCCAGCGGCAGGTACACGGTGTCGACAGCGAGACGACGTTCGCCTTCTCGGGCGAGGAGTGTGTCGAGTGGTACGGCCACCGCGAGGGCGACCACTACACCGTCGCTGGGAACATGCTGACCGGAGAAGACGTCCTCGAGGCGGCCGCCGACGCCTACGAGGCGACCGCAGTCCACGACACCGTGGATCCGTCGACCGGCCCGACGGCCGTCACCGAGGACATCGACACCGATCCCCTCGCGAAGCGGTTGATCGACGCGCTGGCAGCCGGTGACCGCGAAGGCGGGGACAAGCGAGAGGAACTGCCGGTCCAGAGTGCGGCGGTCGTCGTCGAGACGACCGAAGACCACGACCTCGAGCCGCCGTACAACGACCTGCGGATCGACGCGACCGAGACGCCGATCGCGGATCTCCGCGAGACGTACGAGCTCGCACAACGGGGCTACCGGGACACCCTCGCGCAGTACGAGGGGGCGTTCGAAGCGGATTCGCTGGAGGAGGCTGCGGACTGA
- a CDS encoding helix-turn-helix domain-containing protein — protein MTGFRATVVVHDPAGCPVADVSGATDEQVDSVSRSSQPTAEGTIVEEFGVSPEASVDGDFDVEVTPVQSNDREAIYRFERDEAADCACEIVETTGTPVSSVRAQDGALLLSFRTLELTEVAEIVDELRAHFDGVLVEELSQDHDEVSADPVVVNRDELTARQREILETAHEMGYFDYPKGANATDVAEELGVARSTFTEHLAAAQTKLMDAILEADRDRQ, from the coding sequence ATGACGGGCTTTCGCGCGACGGTCGTCGTCCACGATCCGGCGGGCTGTCCGGTCGCCGATGTCTCCGGGGCTACCGACGAGCAGGTCGATTCCGTCTCCCGGTCGTCGCAGCCGACAGCCGAGGGGACGATCGTCGAAGAGTTCGGTGTCTCGCCGGAGGCCTCGGTCGATGGGGATTTCGACGTCGAGGTGACGCCGGTCCAGTCCAACGATCGAGAGGCGATCTACCGATTCGAACGCGACGAGGCTGCCGACTGTGCCTGCGAAATCGTCGAGACGACGGGGACGCCGGTCTCGTCGGTCCGCGCCCAGGACGGCGCACTGCTGCTCTCGTTTCGCACGCTCGAACTCACCGAGGTCGCCGAGATCGTCGACGAGTTGCGGGCGCATTTCGACGGCGTTCTGGTCGAAGAACTCTCGCAGGACCACGATGAGGTTTCCGCCGATCCGGTCGTCGTCAACCGAGACGAACTCACGGCTCGCCAGCGGGAGATTCTGGAGACGGCCCACGAGATGGGCTACTTCGACTATCCAAAGGGCGCGAACGCGACCGACGTGGCCGAGGAACTCGGCGTCGCCCGATCGACCTTCACCGAGCACCTCGCGGCCGCGCAGACGAAGTTGATGGATGCGATCCTCGAGGCGGACCGCGACCGGCAGTGA
- a CDS encoding MFS transporter: MDRSYWRTVSLVTLWQVSASICYYTIFAATPLFRDEFGLSRFAVGLVVTTLTLGYAVFLLPLGALTDRFGERLTLTLGLVGLATGSLLVAGAPTYALLLAAVFVLGSLYGTAIPGTNKAVFDRIEPGRQNFAMGIKQVGVTGGSGISALLVTGLAGALFPRAGFLVAAGVGAVVAVVFYVGYSSDGGSGVADYPDFGALLSNRPYVVLTTAGLFLGAALFTTTGYTVLYVEESIGASVAFGGVVLALVQLFGSVGRVLTGWLSDVLPGAPRVRIGSLLVAQSLGSAVMFVVVASTTTERGVALAFAVLGFFVLGYTGVYYSVMATLVSADEMGGATAGGQLALTSGALVAPPAFGYLADTVSYRASWLFLAALVTVAAGLLVQVVRTEPSITEPAAADVSEK, encoded by the coding sequence ATGGATCGGTCGTACTGGCGAACGGTGTCGCTCGTGACGCTGTGGCAGGTTTCGGCGAGCATCTGCTACTACACGATCTTCGCCGCGACACCGTTGTTCCGGGACGAGTTCGGACTGTCCCGGTTCGCGGTCGGACTCGTGGTGACGACGCTCACGCTCGGCTACGCCGTCTTCCTGTTGCCGCTGGGTGCGCTGACCGATCGGTTCGGCGAACGGCTGACGCTGACGCTCGGCCTCGTCGGCCTCGCGACGGGCAGTCTCCTGGTCGCGGGCGCACCGACGTACGCCCTGTTGCTCGCGGCGGTATTCGTCCTCGGATCGCTGTACGGGACCGCGATTCCCGGGACGAACAAGGCGGTCTTCGACCGGATCGAGCCGGGCCGCCAGAACTTCGCGATGGGGATCAAGCAGGTCGGCGTCACCGGGGGGAGCGGTATCAGCGCGCTCCTGGTCACGGGTCTCGCGGGAGCGCTCTTCCCCAGAGCTGGCTTTCTCGTCGCCGCGGGAGTTGGCGCGGTCGTCGCCGTCGTGTTTTACGTCGGCTACTCGAGTGACGGCGGTAGCGGCGTGGCCGACTATCCCGACTTCGGCGCGTTGCTCTCGAACCGGCCGTACGTCGTGTTGACGACCGCCGGCCTCTTTCTCGGGGCGGCCCTCTTCACGACCACCGGCTACACGGTCCTCTACGTCGAGGAGTCCATCGGCGCGTCCGTCGCGTTCGGCGGCGTCGTCCTCGCGCTCGTCCAGCTATTCGGGAGCGTCGGCCGCGTGCTGACCGGCTGGCTGAGCGACGTCCTCCCGGGAGCGCCCCGCGTCAGGATCGGATCGCTGCTCGTCGCCCAGTCGCTGGGCAGCGCCGTCATGTTCGTCGTCGTCGCGTCGACGACGACCGAACGCGGCGTCGCGCTCGCGTTCGCCGTTCTCGGCTTCTTCGTGCTCGGCTACACGGGCGTCTACTACTCCGTCATGGCGACGCTGGTCAGCGCGGACGAGATGGGCGGCGCGACCGCGGGCGGCCAGCTCGCGCTCACCAGCGGTGCGCTCGTCGCCCCGCCGGCCTTTGGCTATCTCGCCGATACGGTCAGCTACCGGGCATCGTGGCTCTTTCTGGCCGCTCTCGTCACCGTCGCGGCCGGACTCCTCGTCCAAGTCGTCCGCACGGAGCCATCGATCACGGAGCCCGCCGCGGCCGACGTCTCCGAGAAGTAG
- a CDS encoding cold-shock protein gives MAEGKVDFFNDTGGYGFIETDDEDDDVFFHMEDVGGPDLEEGTEIEFDIEQAPKGPRATNVTRK, from the coding sequence ATGGCAGAAGGTAAGGTTGATTTCTTCAACGACACAGGCGGCTACGGTTTCATTGAGACGGACGACGAGGACGACGACGTTTTCTTCCACATGGAGGATGTTGGCGGTCCGGATCTCGAAGAAGGCACGGAGATCGAATTCGATATCGAACAGGCCCCCAAGGGCCCCCGCGCGACGAACGTCACGCGCAAGTAA
- a CDS encoding VOC family protein, with amino-acid sequence MDVIHTAVWVSDLERTREFYIDGLGLTENWSFTADDGVENVYIGGENGEFQFKYDPAGGPEIDSGTMAHVALGVDSTNETFERVLERTDPPVQTEPTTMDDIGVRVAFIEDPDGYVVELVEELE; translated from the coding sequence ATGGACGTTATTCATACGGCGGTGTGGGTATCCGATCTCGAGCGGACGCGCGAGTTCTACATCGACGGGCTCGGACTGACAGAGAACTGGTCCTTTACCGCCGACGACGGCGTCGAAAACGTCTACATCGGCGGCGAGAACGGGGAGTTCCAGTTCAAGTACGATCCCGCGGGCGGGCCGGAGATCGATTCGGGGACGATGGCCCACGTCGCGCTCGGCGTCGATAGCACCAACGAGACGTTCGAGCGAGTGCTCGAGCGGACGGATCCGCCAGTCCAGACGGAGCCGACGACGATGGACGACATCGGGGTCCGCGTCGCGTTTATCGAGGACCCCGACGGCTACGTCGTCGAACTCGTCGAAGAACTCGAGTAG
- a CDS encoding RNA-binding protein — MQVKSRHHLRSDAVSDLEETLEDQLGVSPEGDAYERVEFEETDWEVVLIDGEPRVAYFDEEPFLTVRGANAYEPEKRLVTVDAGAVSFVSDGADVMRPGITEATDDISPDDLVVIAEESHGKVLAVGRARVDGADMVGDDGKVVDSLHHVGDELYEFSG, encoded by the coding sequence ATGCAGGTCAAGTCCCGACACCACCTCCGCAGCGACGCGGTGTCCGATCTCGAGGAGACGCTCGAGGACCAACTCGGCGTCTCGCCCGAGGGCGATGCATACGAGCGCGTCGAGTTCGAGGAAACCGACTGGGAGGTCGTCCTCATCGACGGCGAGCCACGGGTCGCGTACTTCGACGAGGAACCGTTTCTGACGGTCAGGGGGGCCAACGCCTACGAGCCCGAGAAGCGACTGGTGACCGTCGACGCGGGTGCCGTCTCGTTCGTCAGCGACGGCGCGGACGTGATGCGACCCGGGATCACGGAAGCGACCGACGACATCTCGCCGGACGATCTGGTCGTCATCGCCGAGGAGTCCCACGGGAAGGTGCTCGCGGTCGGCCGCGCCCGCGTCGACGGCGCGGACATGGTCGGCGACGACGGAAAAGTGGTGGACTCGCTTCACCACGTCGGCGACGAACTCTACGAGTTCTCCGGCTAG
- the sepF gene encoding cell division protein SepF translates to MGLMSKILGGNQSRTVEDYAELDLEDASMGSAEATMQVHIAEVGTKADAIDIKDAVYDGDIVIADITRLRTEDSTVEHIVDELRQVAQEVDGDIVRKGEDQMIITPTGIHISREKLGQKL, encoded by the coding sequence ATGGGATTGATGAGCAAAATTCTCGGCGGGAACCAGTCCCGAACCGTCGAGGACTACGCCGAATTGGACCTCGAGGACGCCTCCATGGGGTCGGCCGAGGCGACGATGCAGGTACACATCGCGGAGGTCGGTACGAAGGCCGACGCGATCGATATCAAAGACGCCGTCTATGACGGCGATATCGTCATCGCGGATATCACGCGCCTGCGGACCGAGGACAGCACCGTCGAACACATCGTGGACGAACTGCGGCAGGTCGCCCAGGAGGTCGACGGCGACATCGTCCGGAAGGGAGAGGATCAGATGATCATCACGCCGACGGGCATCCACATCAGCCGCGAAAAACTGGGCCAGAAGCTCTAG
- a CDS encoding cyclic nucleotide-binding/CBS domain-containing protein — MIETTVESVDVRSPPPLTTETPVSDAAQHLRRTDVPALTVLEDESVVGIVTESDIVALVAETDDRPAVREIMSSPVTTIPPAATLTEAAETMRTNGVKQLPVVSDGIYRGVLSARTLAPYLPRHRLEIEWEDEPMRLEAADGQELTASD; from the coding sequence ATGATCGAAACGACCGTCGAATCAGTCGACGTCCGGTCGCCGCCACCGCTCACCACCGAAACGCCGGTCTCCGACGCGGCTCAGCACCTCCGACGGACCGACGTGCCCGCACTCACCGTCCTCGAGGACGAGTCCGTCGTCGGCATCGTCACCGAGTCGGACATCGTGGCACTGGTCGCGGAAACGGATGATCGGCCGGCCGTGCGGGAGATTATGTCATCACCGGTGACGACGATACCGCCGGCCGCGACGCTGACCGAGGCCGCCGAAACGATGCGAACGAACGGTGTCAAACAGCTCCCCGTCGTCAGCGACGGCATCTACCGCGGGGTGCTTTCGGCGCGGACCCTGGCTCCCTACCTTCCGCGACACCGCCTCGAGATCGAGTGGGAAGACGAGCCGATGCGCCTCGAGGCGGCCGACGGGCAGGAACTCACTGCGAGCGACTGA